A region of Plutella xylostella chromosome 29, ilPluXylo3.1, whole genome shotgun sequence DNA encodes the following proteins:
- the LOC125490990 gene encoding uncharacterized protein LOC125490990 codes for MSMEDLILDVAKLATAGDDPNVPPLVTGVPENPADQITPEGAGDNQREQVSTRRPARSGAARRRLRMWLAKGKSIEEAKALCLRPLAETESELEVEATPTQASKRTRSEEQTPPNPPRKQPRCDGTPEDRPTYSAAASSLKVGVRDERRALNIEDVALFNAAIERELYVTDFAPGTAPVFGGVSYADGLIIVTCLNQASRDWLCGCSSRLRPWVGAALKTVEGQALPRPVIATAFFKSFAEPKVLLDLLRKQNAGLDCSTWRVLGRRLEKNGQHLTFSLSKDSYEVLKAVNFRPNCGMAGAVFRARVPKGAAAVEQPTAQTTLPAAHCQARPDGPVEAESRGGSSAAVEPVAGPSGISTHRPGPSRAPPAGGAAPRPRGGKPARPGARKAPAPRGRAAGAAAGVRRPTQLPSLAKEHSSKKASRNPLNNPP; via the coding sequence ATGTCTATGgaagatttaattttagacGTAGCTAAGTTAGCTACTGCAGGGGACGACCCAAACGTCCCTCCTTTGGTCACTGGGGTACCGGAAAATCCCGCTGACCAAATCACCCCTGAAGGGGCTGGTGACAACCAGAGAGAGCAGGTGTCTACCCGAAGACCGGCTCGCTCAGGTGCCGCCAGGAGAAGGCTCCGCATGTGGCTGGCAAAGGGCAAAAGCATCGAAGAGGCTAAAGCCCTCTGCCTAAGGCCGCTTGCGGAGACTGAGAGTGAGTTGGAGGTTGAAGCTACTCCCACCCAGGCCAGTAAAAGGACTAGGTCGGAGGAGCAAACGCCGCCAAATCCACCGCGGAAGCAACCTAGGTGTGATGGGACCCCGGAGGACCGCCCCACCTATAGTGCCGCCGCCAGCTCTCTCAAGGTGGGAGTGCGCGATGAGCGAAGGGCCCTCAATATTGAGGACGTAGCGCTCTTTAACGCTGCCATCGAGAGAGAGCTCTATGTGACCGATTTTGCGCCAGGGACAGCGCCCGTCTTCGGGGGAGTGTCCTACGCAGACGGTCTCATTATCGTCACGTGTCTCAACCAGGCCAGTCGGGATTGGCTCTGCGGTTGTAGCAGCAGACTTCGGCCCTGGGTGGGGGCAGCCCTGAAGACAGTTGAAGGGCAAGCCCTACCCAGGCCCGTGATAGCGACGGCCTTCTTCAAGTCCTTTGCGGAACCGAAGGTCCTCCTCGATCTGCTGCGAAAGCAGAACGCCGGTCTCGACTGCAGCACATGGCGAGTGCTTGGTAGGAGGCTCGAGAAGAATGGTCAACATTTGACCTTCTCTCTCTCGAAAGACTCCTACGAAGTACTTAAGGCCGTGAATTTCCGTCCCAACTGTGGAATGGCTGGGGCTGTTTTCAGGGCCAGAGTCCCGAAGGGAGCAGCCGCCGTGGAGCAACCCACCGCGCAAACCACTCTCCCGGCGGCTCACTGCCAAGCTAGGCCTGATGGGCCGGTGGAAGCAGAGAGCCGAGGGGGGTCGAGCGCGGCGGTAGAGCCAGTTGCGGGGCCGAGTGGTATAAGTACTCACCGGCCGGGGCCGTCACGCGCGCCGCCGGCCGGAGGTGCTGCACCACGACCACGGGGCGGCAAGCCCGCGCGCCCGGGCGCCCGCAAGGCACCGGCGCCACGTGGGAGAGCTGCTGGAGCTGCAGCTGGAGTGAGGCGGCCCACGCAGCTGCCCTCTCTGGCAAAGGAGCACTCCAGTAAGAAAGCCTCCCGTAATCCCCTCAACAACCCACCTTAA